One Citricoccus sp. K5 DNA window includes the following coding sequences:
- the infC gene encoding translation initiation factor IF-3, with the protein MPEVRLVGPQGEQVGIVRIEDALRLAAEADLDLVEVAPTAKPPVCKLMDFGKWKYEAAVKAREARKNQTNTILKEVRFRLKIDKHDYETKTGHARKFLTAGDKVKAMIQFRGREQQRPELGIRLLQKFAEDVADVGMVESSPRQDGRNMVMVIGPLKNKSEARAEARKHQEPKQERVGSRRDVAAREAKEKVAEDTSSAPLSSTMSDAMPEELKKLAQAGTEVPAAEAPEAPVEKPAEKPADQQAAPAKEAPADKPAPVKEAPADKPAPAKAAPAARPATAKPAAAKPAAAKPAAAKPAAAKPAAAPKPAVAKPAAAPKPAAAKPAAKPASAPKPGMPKPSAAPKPGAAPRPGPKPGGSK; encoded by the coding sequence GTGCCCGAGGTGCGCCTGGTCGGCCCCCAGGGCGAACAGGTGGGAATTGTGCGCATCGAGGATGCGTTGCGTCTAGCCGCCGAGGCCGATCTGGACCTCGTTGAAGTGGCCCCCACGGCCAAGCCGCCGGTCTGCAAGCTCATGGACTTCGGCAAGTGGAAGTACGAGGCCGCTGTCAAGGCCCGTGAGGCCCGGAAGAACCAGACCAACACGATCCTCAAGGAAGTCCGCTTCCGCCTGAAGATCGACAAGCACGACTATGAGACCAAGACCGGTCATGCCCGCAAGTTCCTCACCGCTGGGGACAAGGTCAAGGCCATGATCCAGTTCCGTGGACGTGAGCAGCAGCGTCCCGAGCTGGGCATCCGCCTGCTCCAGAAGTTCGCCGAGGACGTGGCCGACGTCGGCATGGTCGAGTCGAGTCCGCGCCAGGACGGCCGCAACATGGTCATGGTGATCGGTCCGCTGAAGAACAAGTCAGAGGCCCGTGCTGAGGCCCGCAAGCACCAGGAGCCGAAGCAGGAACGCGTCGGTTCCCGCCGTGACGTGGCGGCTCGTGAGGCGAAGGAGAAGGTCGCCGAGGACACCTCCTCGGCACCGCTGTCCAGCACGATGTCGGATGCCATGCCGGAAGAGCTGAAGAAGCTGGCCCAGGCCGGTACGGAGGTTCCGGCTGCGGAAGCTCCGGAGGCTCCGGTGGAGAAGCCGGCCGAGAAGCCTGCAGACCAGCAGGCTGCTCCGGCCAAGGAGGCTCCGGCAGACAAGCCGGCTCCGGTCAAGGAGGCTCCGGCAGACAAGCCGGCTCCGGCCAAGGCAGCTCCGGCCGCCAGGCCGGCGACCGCCAAGCCTGCCGCCGCCAAGCCTGCCGCCGCCAAGCCTGCCGCCGCCAAGCCTGCCGCCGCCAAGCCTGCGGCAGCGCCGAAGCCCGCGGTGGCCAAACCTGCCGCTGCTCCCAAGCCTGCGGCGGCCAAGCCCGCCGCGAAACCGGCATCGGCTCCCAAGCCGGGCATGCCGAAGCCGTCTGCGGCACCCAAGCCCGGTGCAGCGCCGAGGCCCGGCCCCAAGCCGGGCGGAAGCAAGTAG
- a CDS encoding flagellar biosynthesis protein FlgA encodes MEGTNTAEAPRLTRPGWKDPRLLAGLLLVLLSVAGIVALVQSLDRSEGYWAAGQDLVPGNVVEAEQLTVVQARLGDAADDYLRADEPFPGDSAVVGTVRQGELLPAGAVAVVDPQSRQAVSLTVADPLPEGTASGSRVDVWIAAKDGNQGFSEPQLVAPSAELAEITEATGSFGSTGGMNVQILVGPEQLPQVLDAKGNGARISVVPSLAGQ; translated from the coding sequence GTGGAGGGGACGAACACGGCGGAGGCTCCGCGGCTCACGCGGCCGGGATGGAAGGACCCCCGGCTGCTGGCCGGGCTCCTGCTGGTGCTGTTGTCGGTGGCCGGGATCGTGGCACTGGTGCAGTCACTGGACCGATCAGAGGGCTACTGGGCCGCCGGGCAGGACCTGGTTCCGGGCAACGTCGTCGAGGCCGAACAGTTGACGGTGGTGCAGGCCCGGTTGGGAGACGCGGCCGACGACTACCTCCGAGCGGACGAACCGTTCCCGGGGGACAGCGCGGTGGTGGGCACGGTGCGCCAGGGTGAACTGCTCCCGGCCGGTGCCGTGGCCGTGGTGGACCCACAGTCCCGGCAGGCTGTGTCCCTGACGGTGGCCGACCCGCTCCCCGAGGGAACGGCCTCCGGGTCCCGGGTGGACGTGTGGATCGCAGCCAAGGACGGCAATCAGGGCTTCAGCGAACCGCAACTGGTTGCCCCGTCGGCCGAACTGGCCGAGATCACGGAGGCCACCGGATCGTTCGGCTCCACGGGCGGGATGAACGTGCAGATCCTCGTGGGTCCGGAGCAGCTGCCACAGGTCCTGGACGCCAAGGGCAATGGTGCGCGCATCAGCGTGGTCCCGTCGCTCGCTGGACAGTAG
- a CDS encoding NAD-glutamate dehydrogenase, with protein sequence MSSSTPLWTDQQAAGTPDAPLGLEHLARAYFEHVSEADLAELDPPTRERLVATHVEMAAGRGTNEAVVRVTPSRPHGFVQIVHADMPYLVDSVTSELTRQGHAIRMVAHPTVITHRAKDTGTLTAVHRVPTQQGTASGDTTAALADLGPLVAGDGERTGVESWIGVQTVGPLDDEEAARLEKGLGHALADVRAAIADADRMRAAAFTAARTLTHDAPTNVQGVRESSELLNWMEDGHFTFTGYREYVLHSGDNGQVLVPVEDTGLGILRRRPTTPPAPLSIAGRNQIERPIPLIITKANSRSRVQRSAYMDYVAVKTYDRDGKVTGERRFVGLWDPKAYSVSLEDIPLVREKAAEVLHRSGFPRDSHSGAELQQILETYPRDELFQVGVDELWETCRQILQLQERRRTRLFLRPDTYGRFMNALVFLPRDRYNTDVRGRIQDVLLEALGGESLDFQVRLTESVLARLYFRIRLPRERERAAPVDAKDLENRLVRAVRSWKEGVDEQAVEAFGADSGVDAARLWDEAFPPAYRVAYEIDNALEDIGRFNGLPGEGAPVVHVVPEHQDERSRIAEERVTDLTIGRMKVYSDRPRTLTEILPVLQNLGLSVLDERPFEVEPADGRKFYLYDFGLGYPVGTESEATAGLLEDAVVAATTGVSESDALDRLVLAHGLDSRTVSVLRAYAKYLRLLGMQNSFDFMADALLAHETVTRALVDYFFTRFDPTTPSATDDDGPDAGETRRQSLERVRERAEEALEDVVTLDAERVLRGFLTVMQATQRTNFFQGHRRLSFKIATSEIDFAPQPRPAREIWVYDPEVEGVHLRFGPIARGGLRWSDRREDFRTEVLGLVKAQQVKNAVIVPTGAKGGFFAKRLPDPAVDRGAWVEAGREAYRTFIRGLLDITDQQSRSTDGTGMVFSTRERIVRYDEDDAYLVVAADKGTASFSDTANAISAEYGHWLGDAFASGGSVGYDHKAMGITARGAWESVKSHFASLGRDTQTEDFTVVGIGDMSGDVFGNGMLLSEHIRLVAAFNHLHIFLDPHPDPAVSFAERRRLFELPRSSWSDYDASLLSEGGGVYDRNAKSVPVSPQVQELLDLPLGTTELRPNDLLQAILKASVDLLYNGGIGTYVKGESEVHAEVGDRANNAIRINGSELRAAVVGEGGNLGFTQRGRIEANLSGVLINTDAIDNSAGVDCSDHEVNIKIMVDQLVSTGALDADDRSGLLESMTDEVAELVLKTNVDQNTLLRNDSQKVSEWLPSFERHIQWLVENADLNRELEDLPSDDELGERLEQGQSLATPELAVLVAYAKTNLSDQLLDSDLPDDPWYDRTLDAYFPSALRGRYAERIQQHPLRREIIATVVANDVVNTGGTTFVFRAMEETGADAATVVAAYSAMKEIYGYGDYFESLRALPASVDGEVKARVYLDARRLLDRAVRWLVNHRAEGEGIGAVVEYYAAPLQALVEDLPQLVQGQDAERFAEWRDASLEAGLPSELARRRSILFESFGLLDVVRLARQTGREPRHVADVYFRLYDRFDAEEMLNLITDLPRSGRWKALARAALRDDLYALILNVTTDVLAGGTEADTDDGSRLVEAWEEENATRLERAERFLEEIRESGSDDLASLSVALRQLRSVTAQ encoded by the coding sequence ATGTCGTCGTCAACCCCTTTGTGGACCGATCAACAGGCCGCCGGCACCCCGGACGCCCCCCTCGGTCTCGAACACCTCGCCCGCGCGTACTTCGAGCACGTCTCGGAGGCGGACCTGGCCGAGCTGGACCCACCCACGCGTGAGAGGCTCGTCGCCACGCACGTGGAGATGGCCGCCGGGCGTGGCACCAACGAAGCGGTCGTGAGGGTGACCCCCAGCCGGCCCCACGGCTTCGTCCAGATCGTGCATGCGGACATGCCCTACCTCGTGGACTCCGTCACGAGTGAGCTGACCCGCCAGGGGCACGCGATCCGCATGGTCGCCCACCCGACCGTGATCACCCATCGGGCCAAGGACACCGGGACGCTGACCGCCGTCCACCGCGTCCCCACCCAGCAGGGCACCGCCAGCGGTGACACCACGGCAGCGCTCGCCGACCTCGGCCCCCTGGTCGCCGGTGATGGCGAACGCACCGGCGTAGAGTCCTGGATCGGCGTGCAGACCGTCGGCCCGTTGGACGATGAGGAGGCCGCCCGGCTCGAGAAGGGACTCGGCCACGCATTGGCGGACGTGCGCGCGGCCATCGCCGATGCTGACCGCATGCGCGCGGCTGCCTTCACCGCCGCCCGCACTCTGACGCACGATGCCCCGACGAACGTGCAGGGCGTGCGCGAGAGCAGCGAGCTGCTGAACTGGATGGAGGACGGCCACTTCACGTTCACCGGCTACCGCGAGTACGTGCTGCACAGTGGGGACAACGGCCAGGTCCTGGTCCCGGTGGAGGACACCGGCCTGGGTATCCTGCGCCGACGGCCCACCACGCCGCCGGCTCCCCTGTCCATCGCCGGTCGCAACCAGATCGAGCGACCCATCCCGCTGATCATCACCAAGGCGAACTCGCGTTCCCGGGTGCAGCGTTCTGCCTACATGGACTATGTGGCCGTGAAGACCTACGACCGTGACGGCAAGGTCACGGGTGAACGCCGGTTCGTGGGGTTGTGGGACCCCAAGGCGTACTCGGTGTCACTCGAAGACATCCCGCTGGTGCGGGAGAAGGCAGCCGAGGTGCTGCACCGGTCCGGGTTCCCTCGGGACTCCCACTCCGGTGCCGAACTCCAGCAGATCCTCGAGACCTACCCGCGTGACGAACTGTTCCAGGTGGGCGTGGATGAGTTGTGGGAGACCTGTCGGCAGATCCTGCAGCTGCAGGAACGCCGCCGCACCAGGCTGTTCCTGCGGCCGGACACCTACGGCCGTTTCATGAACGCCCTCGTCTTCCTGCCCCGCGACCGCTACAACACGGATGTGCGCGGCCGTATCCAGGACGTGCTCCTGGAAGCCCTGGGCGGGGAGTCCCTGGACTTCCAGGTCAGGCTCACCGAATCCGTGCTGGCACGCCTGTACTTCCGCATCCGGCTGCCGCGCGAGCGCGAACGCGCCGCACCGGTGGACGCCAAGGACCTCGAGAACCGGCTGGTCCGGGCCGTCCGGTCCTGGAAGGAGGGGGTGGACGAACAGGCGGTCGAGGCGTTCGGCGCCGATTCCGGCGTGGACGCCGCCCGATTGTGGGACGAGGCCTTTCCGCCCGCCTACCGGGTGGCCTACGAGATCGACAACGCCCTCGAGGACATCGGCCGGTTCAATGGCCTTCCGGGGGAGGGGGCGCCCGTGGTGCACGTCGTCCCCGAACACCAGGACGAGCGCTCACGGATCGCCGAGGAACGGGTCACAGACCTCACGATCGGCCGGATGAAGGTCTATTCGGACCGGCCACGCACGCTCACCGAGATCCTGCCCGTGCTGCAGAACCTCGGCCTGTCCGTGCTGGACGAACGGCCCTTCGAGGTGGAACCGGCGGACGGACGCAAGTTCTACCTCTATGACTTCGGGCTGGGCTACCCGGTGGGCACCGAATCTGAGGCCACCGCCGGGCTGCTCGAGGACGCGGTCGTCGCCGCCACCACCGGCGTCTCCGAGTCCGACGCCCTGGATCGCCTCGTCCTCGCCCACGGCCTGGACTCCCGAACCGTGAGCGTCCTGCGTGCCTACGCGAAGTACCTGCGGCTGCTCGGGATGCAGAACTCCTTCGACTTCATGGCGGACGCGCTCCTGGCCCACGAGACCGTGACGCGGGCCCTGGTCGACTACTTCTTCACCCGCTTCGATCCCACGACCCCCTCGGCCACAGACGACGACGGCCCGGATGCCGGCGAGACCCGGCGCCAGAGTCTGGAGCGGGTCCGTGAACGGGCCGAAGAGGCGCTGGAGGACGTCGTCACCCTGGACGCCGAACGCGTGCTGCGAGGCTTCCTGACCGTCATGCAGGCCACTCAGCGCACCAACTTCTTCCAAGGGCATCGGCGCCTGAGCTTCAAGATCGCGACCTCGGAGATCGACTTCGCCCCGCAGCCCCGGCCCGCACGGGAGATCTGGGTGTACGACCCGGAGGTCGAAGGCGTGCACCTGCGGTTCGGCCCCATCGCCCGCGGCGGTCTGCGCTGGTCGGACCGCCGGGAGGATTTCCGCACCGAGGTCCTTGGACTCGTCAAGGCACAGCAGGTCAAGAACGCTGTCATCGTCCCCACCGGGGCCAAAGGCGGATTCTTCGCCAAGCGCCTGCCGGACCCGGCCGTGGACCGCGGTGCCTGGGTGGAGGCGGGCCGGGAGGCCTACCGGACCTTCATCCGCGGGCTGCTGGACATCACCGACCAGCAGTCGCGCAGCACCGACGGAACCGGGATGGTCTTCTCCACCCGGGAGCGGATCGTGCGCTATGACGAGGACGACGCCTACCTCGTCGTGGCGGCGGACAAGGGCACGGCATCCTTCTCCGACACCGCCAACGCCATCTCCGCCGAGTACGGGCACTGGCTGGGCGACGCATTCGCCTCCGGCGGTTCGGTGGGCTACGACCACAAGGCGATGGGCATCACCGCCCGGGGCGCCTGGGAGTCGGTCAAGAGCCACTTCGCGTCCCTCGGCCGGGACACCCAGACCGAGGACTTCACCGTCGTGGGGATCGGGGACATGTCCGGCGACGTGTTCGGCAACGGCATGCTGCTGTCCGAGCACATCCGGCTGGTGGCCGCCTTCAATCACCTGCACATCTTCCTGGATCCGCATCCGGATCCGGCCGTGTCCTTCGCCGAGCGCAGGCGGCTGTTCGAGCTGCCCCGGTCCTCGTGGTCCGACTACGACGCGTCGCTGCTCAGCGAGGGCGGTGGCGTGTATGACCGCAATGCCAAATCGGTCCCGGTGAGCCCCCAGGTCCAGGAACTGCTCGATCTGCCCTTGGGCACTACCGAGTTGAGGCCCAACGACCTGCTCCAGGCCATCCTGAAGGCTTCCGTGGACCTGCTGTACAACGGCGGCATCGGCACCTACGTCAAGGGGGAGTCCGAAGTCCACGCCGAGGTCGGGGACCGGGCCAACAATGCGATCCGCATCAACGGCAGTGAATTGCGTGCGGCCGTCGTGGGGGAGGGCGGCAACCTCGGTTTCACCCAGCGGGGCAGGATCGAGGCCAACCTGTCCGGGGTGCTGATCAACACGGACGCGATCGACAATTCGGCCGGCGTGGACTGTTCCGACCACGAAGTCAACATCAAGATCATGGTGGACCAGCTGGTCTCCACCGGGGCGCTGGACGCAGACGACCGGTCCGGCCTGCTGGAGTCCATGACGGATGAGGTCGCCGAACTGGTCCTGAAGACGAACGTCGACCAGAACACCCTGTTGCGCAATGATTCCCAGAAGGTGTCCGAATGGTTGCCGAGTTTCGAGCGGCACATCCAGTGGCTGGTCGAGAACGCGGACCTGAACCGTGAGCTGGAGGACCTGCCCAGTGACGACGAGCTGGGAGAACGCCTCGAGCAGGGCCAGTCCCTGGCCACGCCGGAGCTGGCGGTGCTGGTGGCCTACGCGAAGACGAACCTGTCCGACCAGTTGCTGGACTCGGACCTGCCGGACGATCCCTGGTATGACCGCACCCTGGACGCCTACTTCCCCTCCGCTCTACGTGGCCGCTATGCCGAGCGGATCCAGCAGCATCCGCTGCGCCGGGAGATCATCGCCACCGTCGTGGCCAACGACGTGGTCAACACCGGCGGCACCACCTTCGTGTTCCGGGCCATGGAGGAGACGGGGGCGGATGCCGCGACCGTGGTCGCCGCCTACTCGGCGATGAAGGAGATCTACGGGTACGGCGACTACTTCGAGTCGCTCCGGGCGCTGCCCGCCAGCGTGGACGGCGAGGTCAAAGCACGCGTCTACCTCGATGCCCGCAGGCTCCTCGACCGGGCGGTGCGCTGGCTCGTCAACCACCGGGCGGAGGGCGAGGGCATCGGCGCAGTCGTCGAGTACTACGCCGCCCCCCTTCAGGCCCTCGTCGAGGACCTGCCCCAGCTGGTGCAGGGCCAGGACGCCGAGCGCTTCGCCGAATGGCGGGACGCCTCCCTGGAAGCTGGTCTGCCCTCAGAGCTGGCCCGCCGGCGATCCATCCTGTTCGAGTCCTTCGGTCTGCTGGACGTGGTCCGCCTGGCCCGGCAGACCGGACGGGAACCGCGGCACGTGGCGGACGTCTACTTCCGTCTCTACGACCGGTTCGACGCCGAGGAGATGCTCAATCTCATCACGGACCTGCCCCGGAGCGGGCGCTGGAAGGCGCTGGCGCGAGCCGCCCTGAGGGATGACCTGTACGCCCTGATCCTCAACGTCACCACCGACGTCCTGGCCGGTGGGACCGAGGCGGACACGGACGACGGATCCCGCCTGGTCGAGGCCTGGGAGGAGGAGAACGCCACCCGGCTGGAGAGGGCCGAACGCTTCCTCGAGGAGATCCGCGAGTCGGGGTCGGACGATCTGGCCTCGCTCTCCGTGGCGTTGCGCCAACTGCGATCGGTGACGGCCCAGTAG
- a CDS encoding WhiB family transcriptional regulator translates to MDWRSRAACLDKDPELFFPVGNTGPALLQIEEAKAVCRTCEVVDTCLQWAIESGQDSGVWGGMSEDERRALKRRAARARRAS, encoded by the coding sequence ATGGATTGGCGTAGCCGGGCAGCGTGCCTGGACAAGGACCCGGAACTTTTCTTCCCGGTGGGGAACACGGGTCCGGCCCTGCTCCAGATCGAAGAGGCCAAGGCTGTCTGCCGCACCTGTGAAGTGGTCGACACGTGCCTGCAGTGGGCCATCGAGTCCGGACAGGACTCCGGCGTCTGGGGCGGCATGAGCGAGGATGAGCGCCGCGCCCTCAAGCGCCGGGCCGCCCGCGCGCGCCGCGCCTCCTAA
- a CDS encoding ATPase: MRKVSVATTIMPGFDHVSGLERLRGPVTVIRRCESLAELISMARTGLADVVLVAGDTDQLTLTFMESLGDGSAGSRTAAVVALSEVAAERDRLSGLGIPVASPDLDPEELAVLLADAASQDQQRQRAAAGPGARGRGRRAAQNGADDLTESEQTTPARPADDEVRTPGPGADHAQALSFSVTGAGAIRVGAEPASAERDGADRGDACPAVPGVLAPDPGDDPAMEAPSDRRGEPEPLVPGEVATEPAAPPRVTAVWGPAGSPGRTTVAVNLAVELALAGRRTLLIDLDTYAASAGIHLGLLDESAGIAQACRTADQGGISPEGVGRAALRARVAGTTLQVLTGLTRADRWPELRRAALDGVLSAAAAGWDEVVLDCGFCLEEDEELSFDIPAPQRNAATLAGLAAADRILAVGTGDPVGLPRLIHGLDELGLHVDTMERSRVEVVVNQVRTDASGVAPQSQITGVLDRFGGSWTVGGFLPWDRRALDRALLGGQVLAEAAPKSALRRAVARLAGTAAGSHQTGPATAAVGHGLRTLLRRS, from the coding sequence ATGCGCAAGGTCTCGGTGGCCACCACCATCATGCCCGGCTTCGACCACGTCTCCGGACTCGAGCGACTGCGTGGGCCCGTCACGGTGATCCGCCGCTGCGAGAGTCTCGCCGAACTGATCTCGATGGCCCGCACGGGTCTGGCGGACGTCGTTCTCGTGGCCGGAGACACCGATCAACTCACCTTGACGTTCATGGAATCCCTGGGTGACGGGAGTGCGGGTTCCCGGACCGCCGCGGTGGTGGCACTCAGTGAGGTGGCCGCTGAACGCGACCGCCTCTCCGGTCTCGGTATCCCGGTGGCCTCCCCGGATCTGGACCCGGAAGAGCTGGCCGTGCTGCTGGCCGACGCGGCTTCCCAGGACCAGCAACGCCAGCGCGCCGCGGCCGGACCCGGGGCGCGCGGCCGTGGGCGCCGGGCAGCCCAGAACGGCGCTGACGACCTGACCGAGTCAGAGCAGACGACGCCGGCTCGCCCGGCCGACGACGAGGTGCGCACCCCTGGCCCGGGAGCCGATCACGCTCAGGCTCTGTCCTTCTCCGTCACGGGGGCTGGCGCCATCCGGGTCGGCGCAGAACCGGCTAGCGCAGAGCGGGATGGAGCAGACCGGGGCGACGCCTGCCCGGCCGTGCCGGGCGTTCTGGCGCCGGACCCCGGCGATGATCCGGCCATGGAAGCCCCATCCGATCGACGCGGCGAGCCGGAGCCCCTGGTCCCCGGGGAAGTTGCCACCGAGCCCGCGGCACCGCCCCGGGTGACTGCCGTCTGGGGACCCGCTGGGAGCCCGGGCCGCACCACGGTGGCAGTCAACCTCGCGGTGGAGCTGGCCCTCGCCGGACGCAGGACCCTGCTGATCGATCTGGACACCTATGCGGCCTCCGCGGGCATCCACCTGGGCCTGTTAGACGAATCCGCGGGCATCGCCCAAGCGTGCCGGACCGCCGACCAGGGAGGGATCTCCCCGGAGGGGGTCGGACGAGCAGCGCTCCGGGCTCGGGTGGCCGGGACCACCCTCCAGGTACTCACGGGACTGACCCGTGCGGACCGGTGGCCGGAACTGCGCCGCGCCGCCCTGGACGGCGTGCTGTCGGCGGCAGCAGCCGGCTGGGACGAGGTCGTGCTGGACTGTGGGTTCTGCCTGGAGGAGGACGAGGAACTGAGTTTCGACATCCCCGCTCCACAGCGCAACGCGGCCACGTTGGCCGGGTTGGCCGCCGCGGACCGCATCCTGGCCGTCGGCACCGGCGACCCGGTGGGGCTGCCCCGGCTCATCCACGGCTTGGACGAGCTGGGCCTGCACGTGGACACCATGGAGCGAAGCCGGGTCGAGGTGGTCGTCAACCAGGTCCGGACGGATGCCTCCGGGGTGGCCCCACAATCGCAGATCACCGGCGTCCTCGACCGGTTCGGCGGTTCATGGACCGTCGGAGGGTTCTTACCCTGGGACCGCCGGGCCTTGGACCGTGCGCTGCTCGGCGGGCAGGTGCTGGCCGAGGCCGCACCGAAGTCGGCCCTGCGCCGCGCCGTGGCCCGGCTGGCCGGCACGGCTGCCGGAAGCCACCAGACGGGACCCGCCACGGCCGCCGTCGGACACGGTCTGCGGACGTTGCTGCGGCGCAGCTGA
- a CDS encoding DUF1844 domain-containing protein, translated as MNDEQQNPSPSDDPVNDRVREIHEVPAVELINTAAVHLMTASAVKVGLADTPNAEELIDLDEARKLITALAGLVTSAAPEIGSQHAGPLRDGLRSLQLAFREASPFPDAPGKGPGEKYTGAVN; from the coding sequence ATGAATGACGAACAGCAGAATCCCTCCCCCTCGGACGATCCCGTCAACGATCGGGTGCGGGAGATCCATGAGGTCCCGGCCGTGGAACTCATCAACACCGCCGCCGTGCACCTCATGACCGCCTCTGCGGTGAAGGTCGGCTTGGCTGACACGCCGAACGCCGAGGAACTGATCGACCTGGATGAGGCACGCAAGCTGATCACCGCGCTGGCCGGCCTGGTCACGTCCGCTGCCCCGGAGATCGGCAGCCAGCACGCCGGCCCCTTGCGCGACGGACTGCGTTCGCTGCAGTTGGCGTTCCGCGAGGCCTCGCCCTTCCCGGATGCACCGGGCAAGGGTCCGGGCGAGAAGTACACGGGTGCCGTGAACTGA
- a CDS encoding sensor histidine kinase, whose product MALFTDPLHDDPDLAEGDVDWLHMVVGEWQLIADLDFADLVLWYPVAGSEATGRGFVALAQARPFTSQTSLHRDIVGSRVRTDLKSLVDQAWTTGEPTATAPSVHGPDSSMRVAVWPVVRHHRSIGVVTVHQNLTGQRTPSRLELVYRESATQLLTMLSRGQWPETDDAVSGSHRGSPRVGDGVLRLTAEGLVDFATPNAVSAFRRLGETEPLEGRSLARIVTDLQDERRPVDESLPLVLTGKAAARAELDVRSVNLTLHTVPLRDEAGRFGALVLLRDVTELRRREQQLIGKDATIREIHHRVKNNLQTVGSLLRMQSRRMHSEEAKKGLEQAMRRVDTIALVHETLSRGLDQQVDMDSLLGRQFRLAVEVAGDGREISTEFRGGFGQLPSDLATPLALVINELAMNAVEHGIGPKGGHVGLSARRTQTPSGERLEVRLWDSGMEGAGGPDQVSDVGSEPGRAAGGSAMDTGADPRNARGGSAGVVPAPGQSPGLGLHIVRTLVAGDLRGTIDWMALESGGTEVVIQAPVPEH is encoded by the coding sequence ATGGCCTTGTTCACCGACCCCCTCCACGACGACCCCGACCTGGCGGAGGGCGATGTCGACTGGCTGCACATGGTGGTCGGTGAGTGGCAGCTCATCGCGGACCTGGACTTCGCGGACCTGGTGCTGTGGTATCCGGTCGCGGGCTCGGAGGCCACCGGCCGCGGCTTCGTGGCCCTGGCCCAGGCCCGGCCCTTCACCTCACAGACCTCCCTGCACCGGGACATCGTGGGCAGCCGGGTCCGGACCGACCTGAAGTCCCTGGTGGACCAGGCTTGGACCACCGGCGAGCCGACGGCCACGGCGCCCTCGGTGCACGGTCCGGACAGCTCCATGAGGGTGGCGGTGTGGCCCGTGGTCCGCCACCACCGGAGCATCGGGGTGGTCACTGTCCACCAGAACCTCACGGGCCAGCGCACGCCGTCCCGGCTCGAGTTGGTCTACCGGGAAAGCGCCACACAACTGCTGACCATGCTGTCCCGCGGCCAGTGGCCGGAGACGGACGACGCCGTCAGCGGCTCTCACCGGGGTTCGCCCCGGGTCGGAGACGGTGTTCTGCGCCTGACCGCCGAGGGACTGGTGGACTTCGCGACGCCGAACGCCGTCTCGGCCTTCCGCCGGCTGGGGGAGACCGAGCCCCTGGAGGGGCGGTCCCTGGCGAGGATCGTCACGGACCTCCAGGATGAACGCCGGCCCGTGGACGAGTCCCTGCCGTTGGTTCTGACGGGCAAGGCCGCAGCCCGCGCCGAGCTGGACGTCCGCTCGGTCAACCTCACCCTGCACACGGTGCCGCTGCGCGATGAGGCAGGACGTTTCGGGGCGCTAGTGCTCCTGCGGGACGTCACGGAGTTGCGCCGGCGGGAGCAGCAGCTCATCGGCAAGGACGCCACCATCCGGGAGATCCACCATCGCGTGAAGAACAATCTCCAGACCGTGGGGTCCCTGCTGCGGATGCAGTCGCGGCGGATGCACTCAGAGGAGGCGAAGAAGGGCCTGGAGCAGGCCATGCGCCGCGTGGACACCATCGCCCTCGTCCACGAGACGCTGTCCCGAGGCCTGGACCAACAGGTGGACATGGACTCCCTGCTGGGGCGCCAGTTCCGGCTCGCCGTGGAGGTGGCCGGCGACGGACGGGAGATCAGCACGGAATTCCGAGGCGGTTTCGGCCAGTTGCCCTCCGACCTTGCGACCCCCTTGGCCCTGGTGATCAATGAACTCGCCATGAACGCGGTGGAACACGGGATCGGGCCGAAGGGTGGCCATGTGGGGCTCTCGGCTCGCCGGACGCAGACACCCTCTGGCGAGCGACTGGAGGTCCGCCTCTGGGACAGCGGAATGGAGGGGGCGGGAGGCCCTGATCAGGTGTCCGACGTCGGCAGCGAACCCGGGCGGGCCGCCGGCGGTTCGGCGATGGACACCGGAGCCGATCCCCGGAACGCCCGAGGTGGGTCAGCCGGCGTCGTTCCGGCACCGGGGCAGAGCCCCGGGCTCGGCCTTCACATCGTCCGCACGCTGGTGGCGGGGGACCTGCGGGGCACCATCGACTGGATGGCGCTGGAGTCCGGCGGCACCGAGGTGGTCATCCAGGCGCCGGTCCCGGAGCACTGA
- the rpmI gene encoding 50S ribosomal protein L35, giving the protein MPKMKTHSGAKKRFRVTGSGKLMRQQANRRHYLEHKPSTLTRRLASDQLVSKANVKTIKRMLGI; this is encoded by the coding sequence ATGCCGAAGATGAAGACCCACAGCGGAGCCAAGAAGCGCTTCCGCGTGACCGGTTCCGGCAAGCTGATGCGTCAGCAGGCCAACCGCCGCCACTACCTGGAGCACAAGCCCTCCACGCTGACCCGCCGTCTGGCCTCCGACCAGTTGGTCTCCAAGGCCAACGTCAAGACCATCAAGCGGATGCTGGGCATCTGA